From a single Sorghum bicolor cultivar BTx623 chromosome 5, Sorghum_bicolor_NCBIv3, whole genome shotgun sequence genomic region:
- the LOC8062687 gene encoding F-box only protein 7 codes for MEPATANGSRFGSDSGPIAGDTRDWSLLPEDLLVSILRALHVADAVRSGAVCTSWNAAYAAFRRFRLPSPKQPPCLLYASDALGPGAAALHCPSTGATLRIPFPRAPLARRPLLGSGHGWLVTADEASDLHLLNPVTGAQVALPPITALHHVERGADEQGDPAYLVYENLSVYNYSERRFEVNTKPGILDMDDAYECMYFRVVLSAGPSAGRACVVLLLHMPQGEVSFARLGDDRWTWVAQGDDGYRNAIYSAADGLFYLLGLDASMCSLDLNGPSPVVRKILDSVPKSVDASKYLVQTPAGDILQVWRSREEVDSEIPAEYPPDYVVDESIGPQDPCLELNTIEMQLYKVDLHGHRVELIKSLPEYALFLGYNGSMCLPVKDFPGLKPNCAYVTDDSMEYINFWKHNRREIGIWSLAERSMSKLVDGSQTIYPWLNWPSPIWIQPSFF; via the coding sequence ATGGAACCGGCGACAGCCAACGGATCCAGATTCGGATCCGACTCGGGGCCTATCGCCGGCGACACCCGTGACTGGTCCCTCTTGCCGGAGGACCTGCTGGTCAGCATCCTGCGGGCGCTGCACGTCGCCGACGCCGTCCGCTCCGGCGCCGTCTGCACCTCCTGGAACGCGGCGTACGCCGCGTTCCGACGGTTCCGCCTCCCGTCGCCGAAGCAGCCCCCCTGCCTGCTCTACGCGTCCGACGCCCTCGGCCCCGGCGCCGCCGCGCTCCACTGCCCGTCCACCGGCGCCACGCTGCGGATCCCCTTCCCGCGGGCCCCGCTCGCCCGCCGGCCCCTGCTGGGCTCCGGCCACGGCTGGCTGGTCACCGCCGACGAGGCCTCCGACCTGCACCTTCTCAACCCCGTCACCGGCGCCCAGGTCGCGCTCCCGCCCATCACCGCGCTCCACCACGTCGAGAGGGGCGCGGACGAGCAGGGCGACCCCGCGTACCTCGTCTACGAGAACCTGTCTGTGTACAACTACAGCGAGCGCCGGTTCGAGGTGAACACCAAGCCGGGTATCCTGGACATGGACGACGCGTACGAGTGCATGTACTTCCGCGTCGTGCTCTCGGCCGGCCCATCCGCCGGCCGCGCCTGCGTCGTGCTGCTGCTGCACATGCCGCAGGGAGAGGTCTCCTTCGCCAGGCTCGGCGACGACCGGTGGACTTGGGTCGCGCAGGGAGACGACGGCTACCGTAACGCCATTTACAGTGCCGCCGATGGCTTGTTCTACCTGCTCGGTTTAGACGCCTCCATGTGCAGCTTGGACCTTAACGGGCCTTCGCCGGTGGTACGTAAGATCCTCGACAGCGTGCCGAAATCTGTCGATGCGAGCAAATACCTCGTACAGACACCGGCCGGTGACATCTTGCAAGTTTGGAGGTCCAGGGAAGAAGTCGACTCGGAAATACCGGCAGAGTATCCACCGGACTACGTGGTGGACGAAAGCATAGGGCCTCAGGACCCATGTTTGGAGCTCAACACCATTGAGATGCAGCTGTACAAGGTTGACCTCCATGGACACAGGGTGGAGCTGATCAAGAGCCTGCCGGAGTATGCATTGTTTCTTGGCTACAATGGTTCTATGTGTCTACCGGTGAAGGATTTCCCTGGGTTAAAGCCGAATTGTGCCTACGTGACTGACGACTCCATGGAGTATATTAATTTCTGGAAGCATAACCGGAGAGAAATTGGTATTTGGAGTTTGGCAGAGCGAAGCATGTCGAAGCTTGTTGATGGCTCACAGACTATTTATCCTTGGCTGAATTGGCCATCTCCTATCTGGATTCAACCATCCTTTTTCTAG
- the LOC8062688 gene encoding uncharacterized protein LOC8062688: protein METATDSRSGYGLVADTVTGRDRDWSRLPEDLLVSVLGALPVAETIRSGAVCASWHAAYVAFRRLRLPSPKQPPCLLYASDAVAPGAAALHYPATGATLQIPFPQAPLACRPLLGSGHGWLVTADEASDLHLLNPVTGAQVALPPITALHHVESGTDEDGDPAYLVYENLPDYNYSMSRFEVDTEPTILGKDEAHECMYFRVVLSASPSAGRACVVVLLHMPHGEVSFARLGDDCWTWVATGDDTGLPSRYGYGDAMYSATDGLFYLLRFDGSMCSLDLNGPSPVARKILDSLPKSADSTKYLVETPAGDILQVWRSRDYVDSQIPAEYPADYVDDSMVGRDPCLELNTFEMQLYKVDLHGRRVELIKSLPEYALFLGSSGSMCLPVKDFPGLKPNCAYMTDDFMEMAATLASTRCCLASHSLPPSLRDLHAIGEENDGGGFRRAAPASLPAFLPRSTTSMQPKRRVMVVAYGKSFSCNVVVDFVPWDSVDLGVDNPYDNVMAPAAEDTEVLGIRRPSILQCEQR from the exons ATGGAAACAGCCACGGACAGCAGATCTGGCTACGGCCTTGTCGCCGACACGGTCACCGGCCGCGACCGCGACTGGTCGCGCTTGCCGGAGGATCTGCTGGTAAGCGTCCTTGGAGCACTGCCCGTGGCGGAAACCATCCGCTCGGGCGCCGTATGCGCATCGTGGCACGCTGCGTACGTCGCGTTCCGTCGGCTCCGCCTTCCGTCACCGAAGCAGCCCCCTTGTCTGCTCTACGCTTCCGACGCCGTCGCACCCGGCGCCGCCGCGCTCCACTACCCGGCCACCGGCGCCACGCTGCAGATCCCCTTCCCGCAGGCCCCGCTCGCCTGCCGGCCCCTGCTGGGCTCCGGCCACGGCTGGCTGGTCACCGCCGACGAGGCCTCCGACCTGCACCTTCTCAACCCCGTCACCGGCGCCCAGGTCGCGCTCCCGCCCATCACCGCGCTCCACCATGTCGAGAGCGGCACGGACGAGGATGGCGACCCCGCGTACCTCGTCTACGAGAATCTGCCGGATTACAATTACAGCATGAGCCGGTTCGAGGTGGACACGGAGCCGACTATCCTGGGGAAGGACGAGGCGCACGAGTGCATGTACTTCCGCGTCGTGCTCTCGGCCAGCCCGTCCGCCGGGCGCGCCTGCGTTGTGGTGCTCCTGCACATGCCGCACGGCGAGGTCTCCTTCGCCAGGCTCGGTGACGACTGTTGGACGTGGGTCGCAACGGGAGACGACACGGGTCTCCCGTCGAGGTACGGCTACGGTGACGCCATGTACAGTGCCACCGATGGCTTGTTCTACCTGCTCCGGTTCGATGGCTCCATGTGCAGCTTGGACCTTAACGGACCTTCGCCGGTGGCACGAAAGATCCTCGACAGCTTGCCGAAATCTGCCGACTCGACCAAATACCTCGTTGAGACGCCGGCCGGTGACATCTTGCAAGTTTGGAGGTCGAGGGACTATGTCGACTCGCAGATACCAGCGGAGTATCCAGCAGACTATGTGGACGACAGCATGGTCGGTCGGGACCCGTGTTTGGAGCTCAACACGTTTGAGATGCAGCTGTACAAGGTTGACCTCCATGGACGCAGGGTGGAGCTGATCAAGAGCCTGCCGGAGTATGCATTGTTTCTTGGCTCCAGTGGCTCTATGTGCCTACCGGTGAAGGATTTCCCTGGGTTAAAGCCGAACTGTGCTTACATGACTGACGACTTCATGGA GATGGCTGCCACGCTGGCATCCACTCGCTGCTGCCTCGCCTCGCACTCCCTTCCTCCCTCGCTCCGTGACCTCCATGCCATTGGTGAGGAGAATGATGGCGGTGGCTTCCGGCGAGCCGCTCCTGCCTCCCTACCTGCCTTCCTCCCTCGCTCCACGACCTCCATGCAACCAAAAAGGagggtgatggtggtggcttACGGCAAG TCATTTTCTTGCAATGTTGTAGTAGATTTTGTTCCATG GGACAGCGTGGACCTTGGGGTCGACAACCCATACGACAACGTCATGGCGCCAGCTGCAGAAGACACAGAGGTGCTCGGGATCCGGCGACCAAGCATACTGCAGTGTGAGCAGCGGTAG
- the LOC8071999 gene encoding uncharacterized protein LOC8071999, which produces MEPATANGSRFGSDSGLIAGDTRDWSRLPEDLLVSVLRALHVADAVRSGAVCTSWNAAYAAFRRFRLPSPKQPPCLLYASDALGPGAAALHCPSTGATLRIPFPRAPLARRPLLGSGHGWLVTADEASNLHLVNPVTGAQVALPPITALHHVERGADEQGDPAYLVYENLIMYNYSKHRFEVNTKPGILDMDDAYECMYFRVVLSAGPSAGRGCVVLLLHMPQGEISFARLGDDRWTWVPQGDDDTGLPWSLDLNGPSPVVRKILDSVPKSADASKYLVQTPAGDILQVWRSREEVDSEIPAEYPPDYVVDESIGPQDPCLELNTIEMQLYKVDLHGHRVELIKSLPEYALFLGYNGSMCLPVKDFPGLKPNCAYMTDDSMEYINFWKHNRREIGIWSLAERSMSKLVDASQTIYPWLNWPSPIWIQPSFF; this is translated from the exons ATGGAACCGGCGACAGCCAACGGATCCAGATTCGGATCCGACTCGGGGCTTATCGCCGGCGACACCCGTGATTGGTCCCGCTTGCCGGAGGACCTGCTGGTCAGCGTCCTGCGGGCGCTGCACGTCGCCGATGCCGTCCGCTCCGGCGCCGTCTGCACCTCCTGGAACGCGGCGTACGCCGCGTTCCGACGGTTCCGCCTCCCGTCGCCGAAGCAGCCCCCCTGCCTGCTCTACGCGTCCGACGCCCTCGGCCCCGGCGCCGCCGCGCTCCACTGCCCGTCCACCGGCGCCACGCTGCGGATCCCCTTCCCGCGGGCCCCGCTCGCCCGCCGGCCCCTGCTGGGCTCCGGCCACGGCTGGCTGGTCACCGCCGACGAGGCCTCCAACCTGCACCTTGTCAACCCCGTCACCGGCGCCCAGGTCGCGCTCCCGCCCATCACCGCGCTCCACCACGTCGAGAGGGGCGCGGACGAGCAGGGCGACCCCGCGTACCTCGTCTACGAGAACCTGATTATGTACAACTACAGCAAGCACCGGTTCGAGGTGAACACCAAGCCGGGTATCCTGGACATGGACGACGCGTACGAGTGCATGTACTTCCGCGTCGTGCTCTCGGCCGGCCCATCCGCCGGCCGCGGCTGCGTCGTGCTGCTGCTGCACATGCCGCAGGGAGAGATCTCCTTCGCCAGGCTCGGCGACGACCGGTGGACTTGGGTCCCACAGGGAGACGACGACACGGGTCTCCCGTGGAG CTTGGACCTTAACGGGCCTTCGCCGGTGGTACGTAAGATCCTCGACAGCGTGCCGAAATCTGCCGACGCGAGCAAATACCTCGTTCAGACACCGGCCGGTGACATCTTGCAAGTTTGGAGGTCCAGGGAAGAAGTCGACTCGGAAATACCGGCAGAGTATCCACCGGACTACGTGGTGGACGAAAGCATAGGGCCTCAGGACCCATGTTTGGAGCTCAACACCATTGAGATGCAGCTGTACAAGGTTGACCTCCATGGACACAGGGTGGAGCTGATCAAGAGTCTGCCGGAGTATGCATTGTTTCTTGGCTACAATGGTTCTATGTGTCTACCGGTAAAGGATTTCCCTGGGTTAAAGCCGAATTGTGCCTACATGACTGACGACTCCATGGAGTATATTAATTTCTGGAAGCATAACCGTAGAGAAATTGGTATTTGGAGTTTGGCAGAGCGAAGCATGTCGAAGCTTGTTGATGCCTCACAGACTATTTATCCTTGGCTGAATTGGCCATCTCCTATCTGGATTCAACCATCCTTTTTCTAG